DNA from Ignavibacteria bacterium:
TTTAATGTGATAAGACATATAATCATTGCAATTACAAAAACAGCAATAATCAAAAAAGTCAGCGAGGCGGCATTTATGATTTCTAATAAGACCATATATTAAATTTTATTCGAATTTCTTTTTAGCAAGAACAACAGCACCGACAACGGCGGCAAGAAGCAGAAAGCCGGCAATCTCAAACGGGAATGAATAATTCACAATTAAGCTTTTTCCTAAAGTCTGCGCAGTTCCGATGTCAACAGAATTAGGACTCAAAGCGGGATATTTTCCATAAAATCCGTAGTATACAGTATAACCCAGCAAACAGACAAGCAGTATGGATAAAAGAATGCCTGAAATCTTTGTATAAGTAATTTTTTCGATGAGCTTTTTTTCATCCTGAAGATTAAGAAGAAGTATAACAAAGAGAAACAGCACCATAATCGCACCCATATATACCAATATCTGAATTATTGCCAGGAATTGCGCGTTAAGCAAAAGATATATTCCCGCAACCATAAGAAAATTCACGATAAGATATATTGCGCTTGTCACCGGGCTTCTTCTTGTAACCATCATAATTGCGGAAAAAACCGCTACAACGGCAAAAATAATGAATAAAATATCCGGTAATAGAATTTTCTCGAATGACATAGGAACCACAAATTAACATTTTTAATTTTTATTATATAGGATAAAAAAGGATACATTTATATAAATTGTAAATGGGAATTAGTAATTTTATCTTTAATATTGCATAATGTCTTAATGAAAAAGAAGTTTTCTTATATAAGTTTCATATTTATAATACTTTATTTTTGCTTATTCTTCAGCAAAAATTCTTATTCACAAACAGATAAAGTCAGCAGCAACGAACAGGCGCAGGGTTATTTCATTGCAGGCAAAACTGCGGAATTGAAATTCAATTACTACGATGCGCTGCAGAATTATCAGACCGCGCTCAAGTATGACAAAGCTGCAGGAATATATTTTGCAATCGCAAATCTACAGTTCACACTCGATAAACCTGCTGATGCTTTAAGCTCTATCAACTCAGCATTAAGAATTTCTCCCGATGATATTACTTATCTTGAATTGAAAGCAGGGATATTGCGCGCTCAGGAAAAATATGACAAAGCAGCCGAGACATATGAAGCTATCATAAGAAAAAAACCTGACTATACCTACGGACTGTACTCGCTTGCCAGAATGTATCAACATCTGAATAAACCTGAGAAA
Protein-coding regions in this window:
- a CDS encoding NADH-quinone oxidoreductase subunit J, yielding MSFEKILLPDILFIIFAVVAVFSAIMMVTRRSPVTSAIYLIVNFLMVAGIYLLLNAQFLAIIQILVYMGAIMVLFLFVILLLNLQDEKKLIEKITYTKISGILLSILLVCLLGYTVYYGFYGKYPALSPNSVDIGTAQTLGKSLIVNYSFPFEIAGFLLLAAVVGAVVLAKKKFE